One Neomonachus schauinslandi chromosome 9, ASM220157v2, whole genome shotgun sequence DNA segment encodes these proteins:
- the LOC110590652 gene encoding 60S ribosomal protein L36a-like: MLNVPKTHQTFCKKCGKHQPHKVTQYKKGRDSLYAQGKRHYDRKQSGYGGKTKPIFRKKAKTTKIVLRLECVEPNCRSKRMLAIKRCKHYELGGNKKRESQVIQF, from the coding sequence ATGTTGAACGTTCCTAAAACCCACCAGACTTTCTGCAAGAAGTGTGGCAAGCACCAGCCCCACAAAGTGACACAGTACAAGAAGGGCAGAGATTCTCTTTATGCCCAGGGAAAGCGGCATTATGACAGGAAGCAGAGTGGCTATGGTGGGAAGACTAAGCCAATTTTCCGGAAAAAGGCTAAAACTACAAAGATTGTGCTGAGGCTTGAATGTGTTGAGCCCAATTGCAGATCTAAGAGAATGCTGGCTATTAAGAGATGCAAGCATTATGAACTGGGAGgaaataagaagagagagagccaAGTGATCCAGTTCTAA